The genomic window gcacccacatacacaagCACAGTTCGATGTTCCTTTGGGAATCATAGGCACTGGATTTTAATTCTGCCACAGTTGTTAAAGCATTTTCAACATTCATCAGGCTCTGAGCTTCTAACTGGATATGCCTGTGTGAATTTTTTATGCTGTTTCATGGCAGATGGTCAGGGTTTCCAAAAGAAAAACTAGTGAACTGTAGAACGCCATTTCTGTACTCTAAACACTTAATTAAGTTGGAAGTGAAGTTTGGAAGCAAATAGAGAATTTGGGATTTAATACTTTTCCTCTAGGGTGAGAAAAAATATGAGATATGATTAGAAATAACACACATAGAGCATTTTTcctacaaagaagcaaaactaaaagaaaaattccaagcaattcttataaaaacaAAGGAGGCAGTGAAAATGCCCGTTGTGTCCCTTACACAGTACAGTGTTTGTTGAGGtcatttacatataatttttatgtagAAATATCACAGAGAGTAGTACACTAGAAGGCAGTTTCTCCCAGGGCATCCAGACTCTATCCTCTAGTGGACCCAAGGGAATGAGGATACAATTACTGCATCACTTTTCAAACAAAACTTGTCTAAGAGACTCCGGACTTCCTCTCCTGGGGCCGTTAGTCAcggggactggagggatggcatCCTCTTTGTCTTGTGGGTGTGGGGGATGCCCTTCAGTGGCCACACTGCCTAGCCCGATTCTCAGGATTCAATAAGTATCCCTTACAGTTTGGAAATGGAACGTGCAGGGTGTATGGCGCTCACCCAGGCTTTGGGAGGGTGACAAGGACATCtctatacgtgtgtgtgtgtgtgtgtgtgtgtgtgtgtgtgtgtgtNNNNNNNNNNNNNNNNNNNNNNNNNNNNNNNNNNNNNNNNNNNNNNNNNNNNNNNNNNNNNNNNNNNNNNNNNNNNNNNNNNNNNNNNNNNNNNNNNNNNtgtgtgtgtgtgtgtgtgtacgggggGGAGAGCGGGCTTCATATACACCACCAGCAGCGCTCGCGGTGGTAAAGTTGCCCTGGACGGGTCTGAGCCCTCCCTTGGAGGGACACGTCACCTGTGTGCCTGCGCTTTTGCTGCAGGTCCTGCAGAGCCCCTGCATCTGTGAGTTTGCCTGGTCTGCTCCAGCCTCAAACAGCTCCAGCGCGTTCTCGGGTTAGGTGAGAAGACCTCAGGCATTGGGAAACTCCGGGCATTGGGGTACAGAGTGGGGGGCATAATCCTACGCCACTGAGAGGTTATGGGAACTGGGGCGCAGGACCACCTGGGTTTGGGTGTTGGGGACTGGCTGCAGAGACGGGGCAAGCACACGGTTGTCAACCTCAGAACGCCACCGCAGCTGCGGGCCACCTGAGGCAGCTCGGATCCCAGGCAGACAAGGAGCGGGTGGGGCACAGACGGGAGCTCAGGGTTTGGGATGGTGGGAAGAATGGAATTCAGAGCACAGGCTGTGCTGCCACAGGAACAGGAGGTAGCTAACATGCCTTTAGGTCCTTATTGGTGCAGCCTGCCTGGGTCTCAGCATGGCAAGTGCTCCAGGCAgctgctctcctggaactggataaCAAAGATGGAGAAGGTAGATTCAGTTTCCTGGTTAGTGAACCAGAAGGGAACGCACATGAGTTTTACAGGGATCTGCATGCTGGCTCGTGTGAGCAGGATAGAAGGCTTTACTgaaatataacttttattttttatttatggctCCCCACCCACAAGTACTCAACTAAAATGACttctatttttatgattataaaaaCATAACTCCCCCATCAAAAACCATAAACCCAAACTGCAGAGACTATAGATGAGAAAGTAAATATCAAAGGTGACAGCACACTattgaaaaatacatattaaatgagaaatataATACTATAACAGGTGCAAAGACATGATAGCCTTTAGTAAGACATAATGTATGCATACAGAAACATGTTAGGAAATATGCATATTTAACAAAGGCAATGGAAAATCTCAGAGGACAAAAATGGTAAAAAGGGATTGGTAGAAAGAGTAAACCAAAGGACTCATCATTTTAGGCACCATTTGCTGCTCTTGAACTGTGCCaaacatttaatttggaaaaaagtTAACATAGCTCAGGATGTTAAAAGACAATAATGAGAAATCATAAAGAATGAGGAAACTCAACTAAAAATTCAACTGACTTGTAAGATCCTATGGTCTGCTGAGGACTAAATCactaaattattttcagaatcCTTTGAATAGCACTTCAATAACTAAGGAGCAACCTCAATTACTGATTAAGAACAAGAAGTTTAAAAGTCCAGGTCCTAAGTGTTTAATCACTGAGATGATGAAATCCttctttcatctattttttttttaaatttatttatttcagagtcTTGCAGTGTGTCCCAGGTGGGACTGGAgctcttctgcctcagtctccccagtgcagggattataggcatgcagcCAACATGCCGGGACCAAACTGTTCTTTAAGATCATACCTATAGGAAGATGTGGATTGTCATTAACAGTTGAGTAAggtatcctttttttaaaagtctcttttaaGAAGTAGTAAAAGAATACAGTGGATTGTTAATCTATCAGGATGGAAATTTATCTTTCAAAAATTTAGAGTCAGGATCTGATCAGTAACAATCTCTTGAATGAGTCACTGAATTAACAATaaagaacaatacaaacaaaactgTTCCTTTAAAATTACTTGaacattaaaatacattgtatggtTTATACTGACAGTAATTGCGACTGATGTCATCTTTTGTCCCTTCTTTAGAAAACCTACACAATTGTAATCAGTTTCATGGTGGTGCTAGCCTGGTCATGTCAGTGCAGAATAACACAGATCTGAGGCCAGCTTCCTTCGTTCTGAATGGAATCCCAGGCCTGGAAGACATGCACGTCTGGATTTCCTTCCCGTTCTGTTCCATGTATGCAGTGGCTATGGTGGGGAACTGTGGACTCCTCTACCTCATCTTCTTTGAGGACTCCTTGCACAGACCCATGTACTACTTTTTAGCAATGCTTTCTCTAACGGACCTTGTCATGTGCTCTAGTACGATCCCTAAAGCCCTCTGCATCTTCTGGTTTCATCTTAAGGAAATCGGATTTGATGACTGTCTTGTCCAGATGTTCTTCATCCATACCTTCACAGGGATGGAGTCTGGGGTGCTCATGCTGATGGCTCTGGACCGCTATGTAGCCATCTGCTACCCACTGCGTTACTCCACCATCCTCACCAATCCTATCATTGCCAAGGTTGGGTTTGCCACCTTCCTAAGGGGGGTGCTGCTAATTATCCCATTCATGTTTCTCACTAAGCGCTTGCCCTACTGCAGAGGCAATATAATAAATCATACCTACTGTGACCACATGTCTGTAGCCAAGTTGTCCTGTGGCAATGTCAAGGTGAATGCCATTTATGGACTGATGGTTGCTCTCTTGATTGGGGGCTTTGACATCCTGTGTATCACTGTCTCCTACACGATGATACTGAGGGCAGTGGTCAGCCTGTCCTCAGCAGACGCTCGGCAGAAGGCCTTCAGCACCTGCACTGCCCACATCTGCGCCATTGTTTTTTCCTACAGCccagcctttttttctttcttttctcaccgCTTTGGGGGCCACACCATCCCTCCATCTTGCCACATCATTGTGGCTAATATttacctgcttttgcctcccactATGAACCCTGTTGTCTATGGAGTGAAAACTAAGCAGATACGAGACTGTGTCATTAGGATTTTTTCAGGGTCTAAGGATTCCAAAAGCCACAGCATATAAACACGCTTTGCCAGGGGGACAGAGAAGAATTACACAGAATCGCCTGTTAAGGCAGGagctgataaaaaaaacaaaaacaacaaaaaaaccccccaaaCCTAGTAgatgttcttcctttcttccttccttccttccttccttccttccttccctccctccctccctccctcccttcttttcttcctggttttttgaggcagagtttctctgtgtatcagccctggctgtcctggaattagcgcaagtaggtcaggctggcctcgaactcacagagatcccgctctctctgccttctatgTGCACCCACCCCCCAGCAGCTTCTCACTCTTTTGAAAAACTAATCTAATGGATAGACCAGATTTCATTTGACGAAGCCCAGTGAAAAATGAATAGAGCACGAGGACTTTAAGTCTTGTTTGCAAATATCAACTTTAATTTCTACGTTATTTGCAAGCTTCCGCTTCTTCTagaatatgcatgtatgtatgtataaagatATGAAATACTTGTATCTTCAAgtgcttctttcttcctgaaaaaGATAGGGATATTTCCCATAAAGTCACTTTAAATAGCTAGGCATCTCCATAGGATCTTATTAGGCTCACTAGGTTTCACATATCCAAGCCACTGGCAAAattacttcaaaaagaaaaactgaccaTTCCATTTCCTTCAAGAGGACCATAAAAAGCTTGCAGTCTAGAAAGAGAGCTAATTCTGTGAATCacatataaaaaatttatatatttttcttctagaaacatcATATGAGAAACTATCAAATTGTATATTTAAGTTTTATCAGATTgtgaatacaataaaattaaatgtttctccGATATTTAAAGAttctattaaattaattaaaatagtacagagaaatagtatttttatatttaatgtttcattAGCTGAGCTGATTTTACAAGGAATACAGAGCAAACACAATTTTTATTCATATCTTTCTCTGTTCAGGTACAATTATCAAGTTTCAGTCATTCATTCCATAAGTCCTTCTGTACTGTATCACATTTAATGACCTGGGAGATGACACCATCTTTACAATAGTTGCTGTAGACTATTACCAAGGTCCACAACTAGTCAACACACTGCACACGTGCCTATACGGTGTCCAGTCCCAACAGATGTAGCCAGATTGTAGCAtatacacctaaggctcagggaaaacaATGGAAGCTGGGATGGGAAGATTATAAGACCTGGAGGATCGGGGCACTTGCTGCTAGATATTACTTTCTAGACTTACCAGGGAAGGTGCATCCGTGAAACCCTAACAGCATGGTTGCCTAAAACAACATCTTCCTAATGTAAACACCAGTGGGCATTCCTGTGTGAATGGGGGAAGTTTCACAAGGCCATATCCCAAATGAAGAATTACTAGCAGCCAATGGTTTCTGAGatagaataacttttttttttgtttttgtttttcgagacagggtttctttgtggctttggagcctgtcctggaactagctctgtagaccaggctggtctcgaactcacagagatccgcctgcctctgccttccgagtgctgggattaaaggcgtgcgccaccatcgcccggctagaataACTTTTTCCCCAGGAACAATCCCCCTAATAGGTTATTTAATACCAACAGGTTAGCCATGAAACATGCCAGCAACACTAATCAGCAACACTAAGTGAGTCTGGTAGATGTTTTATATGTAACAATATGtttatatgtaacaataattaaagaattcATGGATTTGAGATATGatgggggaaaagggaggagttggagaggagGTAGAGATGAatggaaattatataaataaagcactactatatgaaattcttaaaagaataaaaattatttttaaaaattgtggttGGGTTATAGCTTATttgataaagtgcttgtcatgtaaTCATAAGAATCCTGAGATTCAGAACTAAAGTAAAATAGCTAAAAGTGATGGCATgagcttgtaatctcagcactgagaagctGGAAAGAGGAGGCTCTTCATGACTGGCTGGACAGCTATCTAGTCTAATTGCTACATCCATAGATCACCACACCTTTCAACCCTCATCAAAAAAGTTGCTTTCAGTAAAGAGAAATTAATTCAGGTACTGTGTTAATTGTTTAACTGGTCACTAAACAGGGAAGGAGTAACTGTGGAGTGCTGAGCcctaaatggaaaagaaagtacATTATCTCACCCCTATACTCACCCACGTCTCAGGGGTTTTCGTGAGTGGTGGTGTGCAAAGATTGCAAGAAAGACAGTGCAGGacagatacacatataaactcacgGACACTGTCATAGCACATGTAAGACCTATGCCAACTCAAACCAGATGAGTGTCAGCATGGATGCGGAGATAGGCACACAATCCACCATGAGCAACTACTGAAATCTGATGACTTGCAGAAGAGAGTCAGCTTTCTTTGAACTGGTAGGCCACCACAACGCAGGACAAGCCACATTCCCAAGAGTAGTTGGGCAGCGTGAAGTGGACTTGATGCTGTTTGTTGGCTTGTTTAATCTCAAAGTTAGGTGAATTGGGAGATGAAGGTGGAAGGGGTGGATGTGAGAGCAGTGGGGGAAAGGAACTGAATATTATCAGTTTTTACAGCCACCAGATACAAGGATTTTCTGCATGAAATACACTACACCCgtgaaaaaaagataatttcagttttctttatgagtCTGAAAGTTGAAACAATCTATATGCTCATCCAGTGCTGAGGGATAAATAAAATTGAGGACTATCAGTACCTACCAGAGGTTACTCCgtcataaagaaatgaaagactgaTACTTGCAATAACGTGCTAGACACAAAATTAAATACTGCATAATggcattttataataaatattatgaataaataagtaagtgaaacagaaatcaaattagcatatttttaaaaattatttttattttatgttcattggtgtgcacatgtctgtgtgagaaGCCCTGGAACCAGATTATagacaggtgtgaactgccatgtgggtgctgggaagttaacctgggtcctcaggaagagcagccagtgctcttactcactgagtcatctcttcagccctaaaattaatgttttctgaGGCAAACAGAGGGGTAATAACAATGATCATTTACAACTGTCACATTTCCACTTTAGATACTAGGAATACCTTTGGGCTGTGGTGATAGTTGCCCACCATAGAGAGTACACTAAGAGTCTGAATTAGGTACATCAAAGACCTAAATGCCCAACACAGTTTTCTGTGAGTACCACCATTGTAAAACAATGTGtggtaaatatgttttaaaatatggaggctggagagatggctcagtggttaagagcactggctgtttttgaAAGgaacacccatatggcagcttatgaccttctgcagctccagttccaaggaatccagctccctcttctgactGCCTTGGGTGCCAAGCACAGGAacagtatatttatatacagGCAACCAAAACacttaatacacataaaataaaaacaaataaatctttttttttattaatattttttttattaagaaagaaaaaaaaattttccgcctcctcccagcctcccactcctcccactctccccNNNNNNNNNNNNNNNNNNNNNNNNNNNNNNNNNNNNNNNNNNNNNNNNNNNNNNNNNNNNNNNNNNNNNNNNNNNNNNNNNNNNNNNNNNNNNNNNNNNNNNNNNNNNNNNNNNNNNNNNNNNNNNNNNNNNNNNNNNNNNNNNNNNNNNNNNNNNNNNNNNNNNNNNNNNNNNNNNNNNNNNNNNNNNNNNNNNNNNNNNNNNNNNNNNNNNNNNNNNNNNNNNNNNNNNNNNNNNNNNNNNNNNNNNNNNNNNNNNNNNNNNNNNNNNNNNNNNNNNNNNNNNNNNNNNNNNNNNNNNNNNNNNNNNNNNNNNNNNNNNNNNNNNNNNNNNNNNNNNNNNNNNNNNNNNNNNNNNNNNNNNNNNNNNNNNNNNNNNNNNNNNNNNNNNNNNNNNNNNNNNNNNNNNNNNNNNNNNNNNNNNNNNNNNNNNNNNNNNNNNNNNNNNNNNNNNNNNNNNNNNNNNNNNNNNNNNNNNNNNNNNNNNNNNNNNNNNNNNNNNNNNNNNNNNNNNNNNNNNNNNNNNNNNNNNNNNNNNNNNNNNNNNNNNNNNNNNNNNNNNNNNNNNNNNNNNNNNNNNNNNNNNNNNNNNNNNNNNNNNNNNNNNNNNNNNNNNcccctatcctaccttcctgtatcccaatcatcccgttgccccaagttctccccctccaacccttctcacttttttctccccatttccccttacaaATAAGtcttaaaagacattttctctacatgatttttattttttctaacaaaataaaagaaactatataagaaaataaaattatttgtgttttaatattgtGTCATTGAAGCTTCTACTAAGATCtataatttatgtttattaaacTGAATAGTAGAGTAGGGCAGATGACAGATGGATCACATATGTGCATTGACTGGAAAAAGATAATTTATGCATCCTATAACAAGGTTGATTTTTATCTCCCTtgaaatacatttacattttcacagacttataaaaatatgtaactttatttatatctttaaagaaatataaaattaaaatctactaTTGATTTAATATTGCAATTCTCACCATTGACATTATTACCACAAGATTTAGCatctaattatttataatttcatatgtatgcatactCTTAAGTTTTTGATAAAACTTTGACAGTGCTTTCATATTCACCCACAACTTCACTGTACCAAATCCAGAACccatgttgtctttttttttaatagttcttaGCCTGACTTGGGAAATACTGACAGTTCAATGGTATAAATGTAATACAGACAAGTAAAATGAATAACTAAGATAACGTACAGATGTGCAGCTATCTGTGGTGGAAACATTCTATATTAATTGCCTTCAGCTTCTTCCTGCTCCATTTGTATTGCTTTTTCCTTCACTTGCCTTATTTTTCTAACTGAGACTTCAAGTAATCATGCTGAATAGAAAGAGGGCGAGCAGAAAcattcttgtcttgttcctgactttgGTGGAAATGCTTTGAGCTTTTATCCATTTAGCAAGTTGTTCCTTGTGGGTTAGTTGTGTGTTGTCTTTATGAAATTGAGCTATGTCCCTGTATTCCTAGATTTTCtagggattttattattaagggGTGATGGATTTTGCCAGAGACCTTTTCTGGATATAATGAAACAATTACGTGGTTTCTGTTTTTCAGTCTATTTTACGGGGCAGATTTCATTTActgatttatgtatgtttatacattCCTGCACTTCTAAGATAAAGGTGACTTGATCTTGAAGGATGATctttttgacagttttttttttaaaacaaatcagtTTTCAGGTGTTTTACGGAGAATTTTTGCCTCCATGTTAATGAGAGATACTATTTACCAGAATGTCTAACAAGGAAGGAACCACAACTTTGTAATCAATGCTACAATATCTACTTTTTATAAAATagcttctgttcatttttttccctcttacttGTACATGTCAATAAAGTAACGGGCCCTTTATTTATGATCCATCCACGCTTTCACCTCCTCCCATGATAATGCTTCTCACACCAATGTTTCTTTCCTAATGTTCTTAAATATTCCTTTGGGATATATaacacagattttcttttaaagactgagTACAGTAGTGGTTATCAAGGTGTTTAGAAGCCAAGGGCCATACATCTGCCTGTACTAGAGGACAGTGACTTTTCCTGTTCAACAAGACCCTGAACGTTGGAACCACATTGTCTTGATCTCGGTGATTGGCTGCACAGAAACTAGGTATTGAAGGGCACACAATGGTGGTAGGAGGTTGGGGCAGGACAGTTTTTAAGGCATCATGATACAGTGAAAAGAGGCTTCAGTTGCCTACGAATAGGTTATGTTCTCCTCAGAAATAATTTTGATTCCACTCACTATCTTGATGGTAGAAGTGTTAGGGAGAATATGGGCTCTTAATTCCCAGATCCACAATTCAGTTAAATTTCCATGCTGATTACAAGTATTTATATACTTATCCTAAGCATTTAGAATTGATTGGTTCTGCTGCAATGAAAGTCTTGTATAAATCACTCAAGGAgaaatggtagaaagaaagaaaactgaagaattgCCTTTGATCAGTCAGAGTGCTGCTATGTctgacctgacttccttgttTCTTAAAAGAGCATAGCTTTTCGTTTTATTGACAGAAGACTCATTTATGATGCTTAATCCTTTCTGATGACACTAGGGGAGTCTGCTTTCATATGAAGATACAACTGTAGATATTAAAGATGCTTACTGAGGAAGTGCATTATTGCCTATATTATGTAACAGAGAATAAACATTGTGTGATATTTGAATTacagtttgattttgttttaaggtAGGGTCTTGATCTGTAACTCAGgttggtctggagctcactgtgactcattgaactcatggcaatccccctgccttggcttcctatgtattacaagtgtgagccaccacatctggagAGAGTACTACCTTGTAAGTGATTATATCCATGTATTAATGTTACTGTTTCAATATATCTGTCCATACTCAAAACAGCATGAGGAAattctttataagaaaaattaaattgtgaTATACTGGAATTTATTTTGGTAAATGTATTTTGTGGTCATTAAGTATTACTTTGACCTTTACAGTTCTCTTGCTTAATTTGGCAAGTGTGCTCAGAATGAGATTTAAAGTTGTACCAATTTACTCTTGGTAATTAAAACTATAGTAAAAATATGCATAATAGCTTGGTAGAGGCTATGAAAATACTCCTTAGAAAACAGCACACATatcagaaatacattttatatctttGGTTTGTGAATCTCTATGCTTTTCCTAATTTCAGGATTGGCTTCTATTGTAGTTTTTACACAGAGTATAGCTGGACTAGTTACAGACATTAAGAAACAATGAGTTATGATATTCTCTATGCAACAACTTGTGACTACATATGTTCATGGAAATGAGTTTAATCTTTGTTTTCTGGCAAtcaattatatatgtgtgtatcctaGGTGCGTGTATATacaggcatatgcacacacacatacataatacttacagtttttatttctttaataatatcTGTTAAGGTATTCTAAAACTATATGCAACTGTGGAGCACACATTTACAGGTCTGACAAAAAGACATATGGCATTTTGGTTTACatggaaatacatattttatattgttgATTGATACTGTTCTTTTGATAAAACTACAAATCTAAAGCCTTTTTAGCCTTCTTattgtttgtttcaaaacaataaattaatgataaaatataaattttagatgCAACAAAGACCTGATTATGTGATTTAAGTGACTTCTCCATTTAGAAATCTGTGTGCTGTCAAGGTGAGGAGGAATATTGTTAAGAATTTTAACCAAACCTAGAGATGAGTCAGTGCAATGTATTAGCTGGCATTGTGCTACACCAACCACATTCTGCTTATTGGTCtagctttttcttgttttaatttctattttacctGAAGTTAACATAACTTGGGGTATAGCTTCGGTATTATAATATGTTTCTCgtttatcaatattttaaagataattttaattcTTATGCACCTTCTTTATATTGTTAAAAAACTAACTGAAATATGATCACTTTGTAGtactaattaaataatttattctgaaaggaaacattacaaataattttttcccatttgttggtaatttttcttttttctctaattgTTATGAGCTTTGGAAAAAATACTACATTTCTGCTTATTTATGAGGTaggaattatatttttttatggtGACTCGTTTTGTGTTTCACATACAACAGTGTTAGATTTAAGTTTAATGATGTCATGTTCAAAATAGTTATTAATCTGGCCTCCTATTCACGTATATGTTTAGATCTAATAGGTGTCACGTAACTTGCTGTAtactggaaacagaaaaaagtaaagaacatGTGATATAATAAAGACTTTTAAATTTATAAGCAACcctaaaaatatatgaagattttATATAACCACAGTTAATATTTCAAACTGAGGTTAATCActttaatgctttattaactaATACTTAACTAATATTAGGTCAGGAACTGTGTGTTACCTAA from Microtus ochrogaster isolate Prairie Vole_2 unplaced genomic scaffold, MicOch1.0 UNK73, whole genome shotgun sequence includes these protein-coding regions:
- the LOC102002734 gene encoding olfactory receptor 52N4: MSVQNNTDLRPASFVLNGIPGLEDMHVWISFPFCSMYAVAMVGNCGLLYLIFFEDSLHRPMYYFLAMLSLTDLVMCSSTIPKALCIFWFHLKEIGFDDCLVQMFFIHTFTGMESGVLMLMALDRYVAICYPLRYSTILTNPIIAKVGFATFLRGVLLIIPFMFLTKRLPYCRGNIINHTYCDHMSVAKLSCGNVKVNAIYGLMVALLIGGFDILCITVSYTMILRAVVSLSSADARQKAFSTCTAHICAIVFSYSPAFFSFFSHRFGGHTIPPSCHIIVANIYLLLPPTMNPVVYGVKTKQIRDCVIRIFSGSKDSKSHSI